From Natrinema salaciae, the proteins below share one genomic window:
- a CDS encoding type II toxin-antitoxin system death-on-curing family toxin — translation MTDDLAYPSVELVLDLHEQIVAEGDTTEPGVRSEDAIVSALQYISEGFFGEVPETIHHKAVHLMRLLVADHPFVDGNKRTALRTVVVFYMLNGYTFDYGDEIRALLHRFATDEAAVDTDTAVIYFRACARRN, via the coding sequence GTGACTGACGATCTCGCGTATCCCTCTGTCGAACTCGTTCTGGATCTCCACGAACAGATCGTGGCAGAAGGCGACACCACGGAACCAGGAGTTCGGTCAGAAGACGCGATTGTCTCCGCGTTGCAGTACATCTCGGAGGGGTTCTTCGGGGAGGTGCCTGAGACGATCCATCACAAAGCAGTCCATCTGATGCGGTTGCTCGTTGCGGATCATCCATTCGTCGACGGGAACAAACGAACAGCGCTCCGAACGGTGGTCGTGTTCTATATGCTGAACGGGTACACGTTCGACTACGGTGATGAAATTCGGGCCCTCTTGCACCGCTTTGCAACCGACGAAGCCGCGGTCGACACAGATACTGCAGTCATCTACTTCCGGGCCTGTGCTCGTCGCAACTGA
- a CDS encoding winged helix-turn-helix domain-containing protein: protein MTDDRAEHPPMREAFSLLGHEIRLEILAALIDEWVAAYTEPCTYAELMDAVDMQDSGKFNYHLGKLRGIYVEKVDDGYVPTAATTALYRTVLAYQPNQDIDRTRFTVDSACPSCGSEPVGTYERGFLSVDCDSCAEWVGFSYPFPKHGFENRSDDDAVRVAHRRCKHHVQLAHSGQCPFCAGPTTSQIRADALEEGNEPTVTIDCDSCSFRVGPRILFLLLLDPSATTALTDIGIDIDQYEWELPDPRIRIVSSNPLRVRVEIDGEERTAAIVIDESLDVCSVVIDQ, encoded by the coding sequence ATGACAGATGATCGTGCAGAGCACCCGCCGATGCGAGAGGCGTTCTCGTTGCTCGGTCACGAGATCCGCCTGGAGATCCTAGCGGCACTGATCGACGAGTGGGTAGCGGCGTACACCGAACCCTGCACATACGCAGAGTTGATGGACGCCGTCGACATGCAGGACAGTGGGAAGTTCAACTACCACCTCGGGAAGCTCCGAGGGATATATGTCGAGAAGGTTGACGATGGATATGTGCCGACGGCGGCCACGACTGCGTTGTATCGAACGGTCCTCGCTTACCAGCCCAATCAAGATATCGACCGAACACGGTTCACGGTTGATTCGGCGTGTCCAAGCTGTGGCAGTGAGCCAGTCGGGACCTACGAACGAGGCTTCTTATCGGTCGACTGTGACTCCTGTGCGGAGTGGGTCGGGTTTTCGTACCCGTTCCCGAAGCACGGGTTCGAGAACCGAAGCGACGACGACGCCGTTCGCGTCGCCCACAGGCGCTGTAAACACCACGTCCAATTGGCGCACTCCGGCCAATGTCCGTTCTGCGCGGGGCCGACGACGTCCCAGATTCGAGCGGACGCCCTCGAGGAGGGGAACGAGCCTACGGTGACGATCGACTGCGACTCGTGTTCCTTTCGCGTCGGCCCCCGGATTCTGTTTCTCCTCTTGCTTGACCCGAGCGCAACGACGGCTCTGACCGACATCGGGATCGATATCGATCAGTACGAGTGGGAACTCCCGGACCCAAGAATACGAATTGTTTCCTCGAATCCGCTCCGTGTGCGGGTCGAGATCGATGGAGAGGAAAGAACAGCAGCAATCGTTATCGATGAGAGCCTCGACGTCTGCTCAGTTGTCATCGATCAGTAA
- a CDS encoding M23 family metallopeptidase, producing MADRTTGATESSDGQRSLWSLPRRAVLWMANLNFWVVFGGFSASGLLVMRTETFDSLALVFFLLAGILPVVFQTIESDEEDGHGYAYETSSGEKVRYIVSALGWSITPWGILTQALQFGGQSVAMVRYRRRYPNRERYVPETDLALPFDGQWTVINGGVTEATSHSWMLVAQRYAYDFVITDEDGATHSGDGIELAEYHVFGKPIRSPAAGTVVKTKDCLRDYPRPGGGWLEWRTWDIRGNHVVIKHAGDEYSLLAHLREGSVSVSPGDHVERGEVIGECGNSGHSGEPHLHFQLQDRPNFWTAASLVPRFQEVSVLREDDRRNTHEFYRSMRDEPSKYLWAGDHVSNRD from the coding sequence ATGGCCGACCGGACGACAGGGGCCACAGAGTCATCAGATGGGCAGCGGTCCCTCTGGTCGCTCCCCCGTCGTGCCGTCCTCTGGATGGCTAATCTCAATTTCTGGGTGGTGTTCGGCGGATTCAGCGCGTCGGGATTGCTGGTGATGCGGACCGAGACGTTCGATTCCCTCGCACTAGTGTTTTTCCTCTTGGCTGGGATTCTGCCGGTGGTCTTCCAGACCATCGAGAGTGACGAAGAAGATGGGCATGGCTATGCCTACGAGACCAGCAGCGGTGAGAAAGTTAGGTACATAGTCTCGGCACTTGGCTGGAGTATTACACCCTGGGGGATTCTCACACAGGCGCTCCAATTCGGTGGTCAGTCGGTTGCGATGGTGCGCTACCGACGGCGCTATCCGAATCGAGAGCGTTACGTCCCCGAGACGGATTTAGCGCTCCCGTTCGACGGTCAGTGGACGGTCATCAACGGCGGCGTCACTGAGGCGACCTCACACTCGTGGATGCTCGTCGCACAACGCTACGCCTACGATTTCGTCATTACCGACGAGGACGGAGCGACCCACTCGGGCGACGGCATCGAACTTGCGGAGTACCATGTGTTTGGCAAGCCAATCCGTTCGCCCGCTGCCGGCACAGTCGTGAAAACAAAAGACTGTCTCCGAGATTATCCGCGACCGGGAGGCGGGTGGCTGGAGTGGCGAACCTGGGATATTCGTGGCAATCACGTCGTGATCAAGCACGCTGGCGACGAGTATAGCCTCCTGGCCCATCTCCGAGAAGGGAGTGTTTCTGTCTCTCCGGGCGATCACGTCGAGCGCGGTGAGGTCATTGGTGAATGTGGTAACTCAGGTCATTCCGGCGAACCCCACCTCCACTTCCAGCTCCAAGATCGCCCGAACTTCTGGACCGCTGCCAGCCTCGTCCCACGATTTCAAGAGGTCTCCGTACTACGTGAGGACGACCGCAGGAATACCCACGAGTTCTACCGATCAATGCGTGATGAACCAAGTAAGTATCTCTGGGCGGGAGATCACGTTTCAAATCGAGATTGA